DNA from Brevibacterium sp. 'Marine':
TGGTTGAGGCCAGCTTCGAGTCCTCGACGAGCTTCTTCGTCGAATGCAATCATCTTTGCCATAGCGGCTTAGATCCTCCCTGATGGAGTGGAGTGGGAATCCAGAGCAGTCGTCAGCGCCCGCGACGGCAGAGAGTGTGTCCGCATGTTCCATTCCACATATGGACCACGCTCTCGAGACGACTGGTGGGAACCCATCGGTTTTCACCAGTACTAGATTTAGCACTCTCCCCATGCGAGTGCAAATATTCATTGCCTGCCATGACGGGCTCAGGAGGGCGCGAGCCACGAGTTCTCGGCGCCGGAGGAAGGAGCAGAGGGCATTTCGGCCCAGCGCGAAACGGTTAGCGCAGGTGGCGCACCCGGAGTGGTGGGGCCTCAGACCCGGCCCTCGGCTCGCGCCCCAAGCCTGCGAACAGACTCCGCCCGCGACCTGCAGGTCGACTTCAGAAGCCTCTCCCGTCCACACTTTCGGCATTCGGTACTGTCTTCTCCGAAAATCACACCGAGGAAAGTGAGTACTACGAAACAAGGTGGTCAATTACGCCGATTGAATCATGACGAGCAAGTCGCAGGCATCAAGTGGCCACGATCCGGAGGGCACTCCCGCGCGAGCACTCCCCCGCAGGCACTCCCCCCGCGAGCCCCAAGGTCACTCACCCGAGGGCACCCCCGCGGGCACTGAAAAGCGCCGAGCAGTTGCCTGCTCGGCGCTTCCCCCGTGCGGTTGGTGCCGGTTGGCCCGAAGGCCGTTCCGACCACCCGCCGCAGCGGATCAGAAAACTGTGCTGACAGCAGCCAGTCTCAGAGGAGGGTGACGGACTCCGCCTGAGGACCCTTTTGTCCTTCTCCTACTTCGAACTGAACCTGCTGGCCCTCTTCGAGAGAGCGGTAGCCGTCCATCTGGATTGCGCTCCAGTGAACGAACACGTCCTGGTTGTCGCCTTCGAGGGTGATGAATCCATAGCCCTTTTCAGCGTTGAACCACTTGACGGTACCTTGTGCCATTACTTCTCCATACAGTGCAGTGCCATTGAAATCCCGCATCGCAGCCGCGATCAGATGACCCCACCTGAGATACGGAAGCTAGTAAAACTCAACTGACCCCGCGACTTCTCTCATTGACCTCTAGAGAATTATCTCGGTGAAGCACGAATAGAACACAAGGTGCTGTGCTTGCCTAGCTGTTGCAACTCTACCGCAGGCGCGCATCCCACCTAGAGCGGTTCAGCACTGTTATAGATTCGTTATCTAAGGGTTTCTGCCCTGTTCACAGCGGGGATCGCTAAGAATGGAATCAGACCGTTCGGTCAGGAATTCGCCGAGGCGGCCGACCGCCCTATGCCCAACCGCGACCGAGGCGTCCCCGTCTCATACCCCCATCGCCGAGGCGATCGAGACCGAACCGATCCAGCCGACGCAGTCTCATTGCCGCGCGACCGAATCGCGTCGGGTCACTCCGAGTCCCCGCCTTCGCTGGGCTCGGGTCCGCGATCGGCGATGTCCGAACAGATGACGACGGTGATATCGGCTTCGAAGTCGGACGAGGCCTCCGTGGCCGAGACTCCCAGCGACTTGGCGACGAGCTTGGCCTGCGAGGCGTTCTCTTCGCCGTTGTAGTACACCGTCGAATCCGTGAGATTCGTCGAGTAGTTGCCGACCTGGCCGAGCTTCCAGCCCTTCTCTTCGACCGCCTCGGAGAACTTCTTCGCAGCGCCGGAGACGCCGGAGCCGTTGAGGACGTCGACGGTGATCGAGTCGTCTGCGACACTGACTTCGCTCTCGCTCGGCGAGGGTTCGGCCGATGTTGATTCGGAAGCCGGAGGATCGGCGATCTTCGATTCGGGGTTGCCCATCGAGGAGAAGATGATGTTGATGGCGGCCACGACCAGCAGGACCGCGACCAGGGCGAGGATGATGACCAGCGAGATGGCACCGATGTTCGACGACGCCGCGGATTCCTGTCGATGGGCACCGCTGCGCCGGCCGGGCTCGATCTCGTCGAATTCGTCGGTCATGTCTACCTCGAGACGCGGGCTTGGGCGCGTTCGCTCTGCCGCGTGCTGCGGATTCGGCGAAGGCGCTTGACCAGCATGGGGTCGCTGGCCAGTGCTGCAGGGTTGTCGAGAAGCGAGTTCAGTATCTGGAAGTAGCTGGTGGCGGACATGTCGAAGCGCTCACGGATCGCGTGATCCTTGGCGCCACCGTATTTCCACCACCGCCGCTCGAATTCCAAAACGGCCACCTCGAGCTCGCTCAGTTCTGAGGTGTCGTCATTCGGCGGCATAGAGGTTGTGCTCCTTCGAGAGGTGTCTGTGCTTCTATATTATCGCCCGATCGACGGTACCGAAATTTCCGGCGCGCCGCCGCGGATGTGAGGTCGGTCCCCGAACGGCCCACGTCAGCCCCGAGCCGACCGCATCACCCCGCCGCATGACACCGGATCGGTGACCGTGACGACGGGGTGAAGGGAACGACCTTCGCCGAGGCGGGGCCGCCTCGGCGGACCGAGTGACCCGATCTCGAGGATCGGATCGACCCCGTATCCGACCGCGAGGACAGGCCCGCCTCGGCGGAATCGGATCAGCGGATGCGGATGTTGACCTGCTTGATCTGGGTGAAGCCCTCGAGCATACCCTCCAGCGATGCCTCGCGTCCGAAACCGGAGGTCTTCATGCCGCCGTAGGACTGTCCGGCCAGCTGACCGCCGCCCTGGTTGACCTGGACCCAGCCGGACTCGATCCGGTTGGCCATGGTCAGGGCCGCGTCGACGTCCTTGGTGAAGACGAAGGCCGCGAGACCGAAGTCGGAGTCGTTGGCCATGTCGATGACCTCGTCGATGTCCTTCCACGGGATGACCGAGAGGACGGGGCCGAAGATCTCTTCACGGCTGGTCTGCCAGTCGTTCTTCGCCTTCGAGAAGATCACGGGTGCGTGGTAGAAGCCGGGCTCGCCGACCGTCAGCGAATCGGAGCCGTCATAGGCAATCTCGACGCCGTCCATCGACTTGCCCATCTCGATGTAGCTGGCGACCTGGTCGAACTGCTTCTCGTTGATGATGCAGCCGATGTCGGTGGACTCGTCGCGGGGGTCGCCGACCTTCATCTTCGACACCGCGTCGACGAGCTTGGCCAGGAAGTCATCGTAGATGTCCTCGTGGAGGAACAGTCGCGAACCCATCGTGCACGACTGCCCCTGACGGGCGAAGCGGGTCGAGAGCAGCACCTGCTCGAGGGTGTCGTCGTCGTTCGAGTCCGGGAAGATGATGTTCGGGGACTTGCCGCCGAGCTCCATCGACGAATGCGCGAGACGGCCACCGGCCACCTCGGCGACGTGTCGGCCGACGCTCGTCGACCCGGTGAATGAGACCTTGTCGACGTCCGGGTGGACGTTGAGGGCCTCACCGATGACCGACCCCTTGCCGGTGACGACGTTGAGCACGCCGGCAGGCAGGATGTCGGCGATGATCTCGGCCATCTTGAGGATCGTCAGCGGCGCATCTTCGGCGCATTTGAGGACGATCGTGTTGCCCGCGGCGATCGCGGCCGGCGTCTTGAAGGCGGCGATCATCAACGGCGAGTTCCACGGCAGGATGCCGGCGACGACGCCCAGCGGCACGCGCTTGGTGTACTGCAGCTGCTTGTCTCCGGCGGGCAGGGTGTTGCCCTTGACCTCACCGGCGACCCCGCCCATGTAGCGGAACAGGTCGGCGAGCGTGATCGTCTCCGGGCGAGCCTGGGTGCGGATCGCGTTGCCGGTGTCGAGAGCAGTCAGCTGGGCGAGCTCCTCCGAGGCGGCGTCGAGAGCATCGGCGCAGGCCAGAAGCTTCTTCTGGCGCTCCTTGAACGGCAGGGCCGCCCACTCGGGGAAGGCTTTCCGCGCGGCCTGGACGGCGCGGTCGGCATCGGCCTCCTTGCCGTTGGGCACCGTGGCGATGACGACGTTGCGGTCGATCGGGGTGATGACATCGGTGGTGTCGCCGTCAGCGGCATCGACCCACTGACCGCCGATGAGCATCTTCCAGTTCTTGGCCTCTGGGAATTCCGACATTTCGGTCCTTTCGTTCAACGATGAACTCCTTAGGCCGAGCATAACGCGTGGCACTGGGCGGCAATACACCCGTTCGATAGGCGATCGCGCACACCCGATCTGCGCTCGGTGCACATGCGCGCAGCACCTGCGCCGAGGCGGCGCTGACGTTATCATCGGCCCCGCGGAGGCGGCTCTGACGTCATCATCCGCCTTCCCCGAGGCGGCGCTGACGTTGTCATCGGCCTTCCCCGAGGCGGCTCTGTCGTCCCAGCGCGACTCCTGCGGCCCGGCATCGCTACACTCGTGCCCATGACGTCGACGCCTCCGCTGACCGAGATCATGTCCCCCGATTGGGCGAGCGCCCTGGCCGGAGTGGAGGAGCGGATCCACTCGATGGGCGACTTCCTCCGCGAGGAGATCGCCGCCGGCCGCGCCTACCTGCCCTCCGGGGATTTCGTCTTCCGCGCCTTCGCCGAGCCGCTGTCCGAGGTCAAGGTCCTCATCGTCGGTCAGGACCCCTACCCGACGCCCGGCCACGCCATCGGACTGTCATTCGCCGTCGACCCCGATGTCCGCCCTCTGCCGCGGTCGCTGGGCAACATCTATCAGGAGCTCGAATCCGACCTCGGCATTCCGCCGGCCCAGCACGGAGACCTGCGCGCCTGGTCACGCCAGGGAGTCATGCTGCTCAACCGTGCTCTCACCGTCTCCCCAGGCGAACCCGCATCCCACCGCGGCAAAGGGTGGGAGGAGATCACGGAACGGGCGATCACTGCGCTGATCGAACGCGATCAGCCGCTCGTCGCCATCCTCTGGGGCCGCGATGCCAGGAACCTCGCTCCCCTGCTGACCTCGGGAACCGCCGAGGTGGCCATCATCGAATCCGCGCATCCCTCGCCTCTGTCGGCCCGCCGGGGATTCTTCGGCTCCCGCCCGTTCTCGCGCACGAACGAATTGCTCGCCCAGAAGGGCATCGACCCGATCGAATGGGCTCTGCCGGATCTGAACTGAGTCCGAATCAGGCCTGAGCCCGAAGCAGACGTGAATCCGGGTCGCATCTGGCTGCCGATCAGATCTGAATCGGGCCGGTCTCGGTCGCGTCTGAGGCTCCCGAACCTCCGGGCTCACCCGAGTGGGCCCTCACTCCTCCGGGCCCACTCGACTGGGTCTTCGCCCCTCCCGGCTGCACCGAGTCGATGACTGCGGTCGCGGGCTCGCCGCTGCGCACCTCCTCGACCTTCTCCTCGGCCGAACTCTGACTCTTGAGATTCTTCAGCGGCAGCGCCAGATAGCTGCCGAGCACGGCACCGACTGCGAGTGCCGCATTCGCCAGGATCGCGGTGAACAGCGAGGACAGACCCACAGCGAAGGAGACGTTCTCCGACTCCGATGCGATCTGATAGACGGCGGTGAAGATCGACAAACCCTGCAGCAGGGTGTAGATGCCGGGGATCATGAGCACGATCGCCGGCGCTCCCAGTCGCAGCGCCAGAGGTCGCGACAGGAAACCGGTGACGGTGGCCGCCAGCAGACTGGCGAGCACATTGTCGATGTCCAACAGCGTCAGCGACATCATCGTGATGTGCGATGCGAGTCCGACCAGCGCGGCGGGAAGGATGAATCGGCGTCTGGCCGACATGGCCACTGCCCCGGACATCGACACCACGGCCGCTGCGACCATCGACAGGATCGCCGTGACCACATGCGGACTCGTCTTCGGCACGAGCACTTCGATATGGCTGAGCCCGATGGCCTGACCGCAGACGATTCCCAGGGCGATGCCGGAGACGATGCCGGCCAGAGTCATGAACACTCCGACCACCCGCCCGGCTGCGGTCAGCGGGAAGTTCGTCAGCGCGTCCTGAACCGCCGAATACAGCGACTGCGTCGGCAGCAGCAGGACGATGCCGGCTGCCACGAGGTACTGCGGTGAGGCGATGATGCCGACATCGCCGGCGATGGTGGCGATGAGGGTCGCCGAGGCGGCCTGCAGCGCCGTGATGAAGAACGACGGCAGGTGGGTGCGCCCGAGCAGTTTGCCGAACTGGAACACGACGATCGCCATCGTGATACCGAGGGGAATCGCGACCGGGCCTCCCCCGAGGAGCAGGACGAGGGCACCGACCATGAAGCCCCAGGCACCGGTGGTGAACCATTCGGGAAACGGTCGCCGCTGCGTCCGTATCGCGTCGAGACGGCTGCGTGCCTCATGGAACTCCAACCGTCCGTCGACGAGGTCGGTGACGAGCTTGTGCACCGAGGCGAGCTTCGCGAAATGCGTGGACTCACCGCGGTTGACCCGCATCACCGTCAGCAGACGTCCGTCCGAGGTCGAATAGTGCACGACGAGAGTGTTCGAGGTCAGATCGACCTCGACGGTGGCCAGACCGCACGCGGTGCAGGCGGCGATGACGGAGACCTCGACATCGCTGGTGCCGGCGCCGGCACGCATCATCATCGCCGCGATATCGGCGGCGAGGTCGAGGATCATCCGGGCTTCGTCTTCGGTCGGCTCCTGCGCCTGCACGGGCGCCTGGTACGGAGTGCCCTTGAGCGCGGTGACGATCGGCACCGGCTGCGTGTTCTCCGTTGTGCCCGAGACGAGTTTGCCGACGGTGCGCCGAGCGACTCTCTGAGCGATGCGCTGAGACGCACCGAGGTGGTCGGTGCGGGGCTTCGACCGTCCGCCGCTGCGTTCGGGCTTCGCGGCCTTCGCGGCCGCGGCCTTCGCGACGTCGTCGGGCTGGGGTTCCGGCGAGGACTCCCGCAGCTCGGCCAGACGCTGCAGTCGGGTGCGTTCGAGCAGCTCCCGCAGAGCCTGGGATCCGGCCTCCGGGTTGCCGCCGGAGACCGGAGCCGGGGACGAGCCGCGGACAGGACCCGGCTCGGTCGGATCCTCGACCCGAACCTCGGCGGTGGTGGCGTCTTCGAGTTCTCTGTCGCTCACGGCTCGCTGATGAGTGTCGGGCCGAGCGGGTCGGCGACGTGCGCGGTTCCTGAGGCGGCGTCATAGTCGAAGACGCGACGGCCGGAGACGAAGACGGTCTCGGCGCGGGAGTTGAGATCGAGGGGGTCTCCCGACCAGATGACGAGATCGGCATCGCGGCCCACGGCCAAGGAGCCGAGGCGGTCCTCGAGGCCGAAGATCGCGGCCGGGTTGATCGTCAGCGCTTCGATCGCGACGACCGGGTCGAGGCCCTCCTTCACCGCGAGGGAGGCTTCGTGGATGAGGAAGTTGATCGGGATGACCGGATGGTCGGTGGTCAGCGCGATGCGCACCCCCGCCTCGGCCAGCGAAGCCGCGGTGGCCAGGGTGCGGTCGCGCAGTTCGACCTTCGACCGGGAGGTCATCAGAGGTCCGAGAATGACGTCGATGCCCTTGGCGGCGATGAAGTCGGCGATCTTGTGGCCTTCGGTCCCGTGGTTGATGACGAGGCGGTACCCGAATTCCTCGGACAGCCGGATGGCGGTGGCGATGTCGTCGGCGCGGTGGCAGTGCTGGTCGAACGCGAGCTTGCCGTCGAGGACGTCGGCCAGTGTCTCCTTGACCAGGTCACGGTCGAACGGGGTGCCCTCGGCTTCCGCCTGGGCGCGTTTGGCCTGGTAGTTCCGTGCCTCGACGAAGGCGTCGCGGATGATCTTGACGGTGCCCATCCTCGTCGACGGGGTGACCTTCTTCTCCCCGTACACGCGTTTCGGGTTCTCGCCGAGCGCGGATTTCACGGACAGGTCCTGTGTCACGAGCATTTCGTCGACGATGCGGCCCCAGGTTTTGAGGAAGGCGGTGCGACCGCCGATGGGATTGCCGGAACCGGGTTTGATGAGCGCCGAGGTGACACCCCCGCGCAGCGCATCCTTGAATCCGAGGTCGGTGGGATCGATGCTGTCGAGCGCGCGCAGGCCCGCCCCGTTGGGATCGGTCATCTCGTTCGTATCGTCACCGGACCAGCCCTCGCCGTCCTCATGCACGCCGAGGTGACCGTGAGCTTCGACGAAACCGGGCAGGACCCAGCGTCCGCCGGCATCGATGACCTCGGTGTCCGCTGGGAGGGAAGAGGTGTCGACGGGGCCGGGAGCCACCTCGGTGATGCGACCGTCCCGGACCGTGAGCGTGCCCGATCCGATCGACTCGGCGCGGTTGCCGGACGCATCTGCCACGGGCACGATCCGCGCGTTCGTGATGACGAAATCTGTGTCTGCGGGGACCGGGACTGAGCGATACATTCTGCTCCTAGCGAGGGGGTCGGCGACGACGTCTGTGCGGTCTCGAGTCTACGCCACTCGATGTTCGGACACGGTGACCTCGGGGCCGTTCGCCGCGTTGACGGGAGGCCTCCGGCAGGCCGAGTTCTCACCCTCTTCCCTCCCCAATTGCTACCTGACGGCGGCTCAGCAACCTCGCGCGAGGTTGCTGAGCCGCCGTCAGGATCCTTCTATGTCGGTCAAGCGGCTTGACCGATCGGGTTCGTGGCCTCGAGAATCCGATACACCGAACGGGCCAAACTACGCTTCATACACCGGATCGTCTCCTTCTTCGTCTTCCCCTCACTCAGCCGTCTAGCCATGTACGCCTGGGACTTCTTATGGTGAGAAAGCCGCGTGACTGCCACCATGTACAACGCAGAATTCAACCGACGATCACCACTGCGATTCAGCCGGAACCTCACCACATTCCCCGACGACGCCGGTATCGGACAGACCCCCGCCAACTTCGCGAACGCAGCCTCGGAACGCACCCGCCCATGATGCGACCACGCCAGGTAGAACACAGCCGCAGTGATCGGACCGATCCCCGGCTCAGCCAGCAACGCCGCCCCCGGACTGTCCTTGACCAAGGCCTCGATCCGGGCGGCGTAGTCCTTGATTTCGGCATCGAGCTCGACGACACGTTTGGCTAACCGGATGGCTTCCCGACGAGCCTCGGTCAGTGCCACAGACTCGTCCCTGATCCGCCACTTCGCCACCGTCTGAATCGTGACGACAGACAATTTCCGACGCGCATCGACACCGAGGTCATGACCACGCAACAGCGCAGTGAGCGCATTGATCGTCCGGGTCTTCTCCCGAGTCATGGACTCCCGCGCCTTGACCAGGATCCGCAGTCCCTGACGCGGCCCATCAGCCTGCCGGGGAAACCGCAGCCGCGACTCATCCAGCGACAGGACCGCGCCAGCGATCCGTCGGGCATCGATCCGGTCGTCCTTGCCCGTGGCATGCCGGTCGCGAGCATTCATGCTGGCAGCCTCGGCGACCGTGTACCCGGCCTCGGCGACATGATCGGCCAGGATCGCCCCGTACGTGCCGATACCCTCGATCACCCACAGGGTCTCAAGGTCCCCGCCGGTACGACGCCCGGCCCACGTCAGGGCTCGTTTGATGCCGGCTTTTGTCGTCGGGAACGTGGCAGTATCGATGTGCTCACCAGACTTGGTGAGGACACTGTAGACGTGGTTCTTCGCGTGGGTGTCGACGCCAACGACAAACGCGTATAAATGCGAGATGATAGTCATGACGGTTCGTGCTTCTCCTGTGTCGGAACGGATGAGGTCCGACCGTCGAACGGTCGGCTCCGGTCCGGGAGATAGTCACGTCGAAACACCACTGTGATGAGTCACGTTCGGTCAGGAACGGACAACCTTCTGATCAAGTTATCGATGTGGGCCGAGCCGGTGCCGACCGCCCACCAATCATCAGACAGATCCCGACGAGGACATCGTTGGAGTCAGTAGCAATTAGAGTCATGATGATCGATGGGACGGTCAGTTCCTACTCTGCCAGCCAGTCCCAGACCAGCCACTATCAATACTCACAGTAGCAATTGGGGGCGGACGGGTCCGTGTCCGGCGCGGCGTATAGTCTGGATGCATCGTCCGAAGAGAGAAGGATCCCTGATGCTTGAGCCGATCACCTCATACGTCGCAATCGGAGACTCGTTCAGTGAGGGTCTGATGGATCCCGACCCACGGGTCGAGGACCGGTACCGCGGGTGGACCGACCGGCTCGCGCTCATGCTCACGGAGTCCGCGGTGGGCAGCCCGGACCTGTTCTATGCCAATCTGGCCATCCGAGGTCGGCTGCTCGACCGCATCGTCGATGACCAGGTGCCGCAGGTTCTCGAGATGAAGCCGGACCTCGTGAGCCTGTGCGCCGGCGGCAACGACTGCCTGCGCCCGAAGGCCGATATCGATGCCCTGGCCGCGAAGTTCGAACGCGCTGTGATCGCCCTGCGTGAAGCCGGCATCGAAGTGCTCATGTGCAACGGCTTCGATACCGAGTTCAGCACCCCGCTCATCCGTGCGGTGCGTCCTCGAGTGGGAATCTACAATGCGCATCTATGGTCGATCGCGCAGCGTCACGGCTGCCATATGGTCGATCTCTGGGGGCTGCGTTCGCTCTACGCCGCGCAGATGTGGGCCGATGACCGCATCCATCTGTCGACGGAGGGCCACCACCTCGTCGCCGAGCAGGCTCTGGCCACCCTGGAGAGCGGCCGCTCCCTGCCGGTCAAGGGCTTCGGCGTTCCCGCCCGTCCGACGCGGGCGATCCGCGAAGTGATGAGCGAGGAGTCGCGGTGGGCCCGTGAGTACCTGGCCCCCTGGGTCGGTCGCCGACTGCGCGGACAGTCCTCCGGTGACACGCTCGACCCGAAGCTGCCCGAACTCACCCGCGTCCGCGACCTCGTCGAACGCTCGCGCGAGGTCGACCGCGCACGTGGGGCCGGCGGGGCCGAGGTGCCTGGCGCGGCGGACGCTGCCGGCCGGTCGGACACGGCCGACCTGACCGACTCAGGCGGAACTCGCGCCGACGAGACCGGCGTCGGTGAGGTGAACACGCCTCGGGATTCCGACCGATGAGCGTCGAGTCCGTGCGCATTCCCGAACTCTCAGCCGCCGGGGCCGCCATGGCGCCGTTCTTCCGCCACGTCTACGGGGACTCCCCCGAGCAGTTCGTCGAGGTCTTCGGTGACCCGGCGGCCGCCTCGGCGACGGTGGTCTTCGTCCACGGAGGCTACTTCCGGCCCAGCACCGACCTGGCCCATGCCCGGCCGTTGGCTCGGGCGTTGGCCGAGTCCGGGGTGCTCGTCGCCTCCGTCGAGTATCGACGACTCGGCGGTCAGCCGCTCCTGCTCGACGATGTCACCGCGGGCATCGATTCGGTGTGCGCCGAACTTCCGCGCTGGGGAGTCAGCGAACACGCGAGGCAGAATCTGATCGTCTCGGGCCACTCGGCCGGTGGCTGCCTCGTCCTCGCCTGGGCCTCGCATCTGCCCGAGGAGGGACCGCGGATCCGTCTGCGCCCTCTGGCACCGGTGACCGATCTGCTGCGGGAAGTCGAGGCGGGCCTCGGGGATGGAGCGGTGTTGGACTATATGGGGGTGCGCCCCGAGGATGATCGGCAGGCGTATCTGCGCCACGATCCGCGTTCGCGCGCGGTCTGCATCCCGGCACGCGTCGATGTGCATTCGATCCACGGGGATGCCGATGCCACCGTCGACATCGAGTTCTCCCGCGTCTTCCCCGCCGCCCTGACCGGGCTGGCCGGGGCGAACCATGCCGATGTCATCGACCCCGATTCTCCGTTCTTCCCGCAGGTGAGGAGCCTGCTGCTCGGCTGAAGGGCGGCGTTCAGACCCCTTTGGGGCTGATGCCCGGCCCGTTCTCGATGCCGGTGCGGATATCGAAGAGTTCGGGGAAGAACGTCAGATCGAGCGCCTTCTGCAGGAATCCGACTCCGCTCGAGCCGCCCGTTCCGCGTTTCATGCCGATGATCCGCAGCACCGTGCGCATGTGCCGGTAGCGCCAGATCTGGAAGTTCTCCTCGAGGTCGACGAGCTCTTCGCAGCTCTCGTATTCCTGCCAGTACTTCTGCGGGTTCTCGTAGATGATGCGGAAGACATCGCACAGTTCCTCGTCGAAGGTGTGGGCGACCGACTTGTCCCGATCGAGCAGCCGCTGCGGCACCGGAAGTCCGCGCCGGGCCAGACAGGCGAGGAACTCGTCGTAGATGCTCGGCTCCTCCAAGTACTGTTCGAGAGCCGCACGTGCCTCGGGCTCTCCGTCGAAGACCGGGAGCATGGCGCGGTTCTTGTTGCCGAGCAGGAATTCCACGGCCCGGTACTGCCAGGACTGGAAGCCGGAGGCTCGGCCGAGCTGGTCGCGGAACCCGACGTATTCGCTCGGCGTCAGCGTGGCGAGCACCGACCACTGCTCGGTCAGGGTCTTCTGGATGTGTTTGACGCGGGCGATGCGTTTGAGCGCGGTCTGCAGCTCATCGTCGGCGATGAGGCGCCGGGCGTCCAGGAGCTCGTGGATGACGAGCCTGAACCACAGCTCCGTGGTCTGGTGCTGGATGATGAAGAGCAGCTCGTCGTGATGTTCGGGACTGCTGACGGGGTGCTGGGCGCCCAGGAGCCGGTCGAGGTCGAGATACGACCCGTAGGTCATCGACTCCTTGAGGTCGGTGTGGACCCCGGCTTCGAGGTCTCGTTCGTTCTTCTCGGCCGTCGTCCGAGCGTCGCTGCCCGGGTCATGGTTGGTGTCGGTCATGACCTCCAGCATAGGGGTCAGCCGGGTTGCCGCCTCTGCGGTTCGGCGACGTCCCGCACTTCGTCGACCAGCTGCTTCCATTCCGGCGGCATCTGGGACTCGCCGAAGCGCACTCGCCCGAACCGGCTTTCGATGAGATAGGCGAAACGGTCAGCCCCCGTGGACTGCGGCGCATCATCACTCTGCCCGCCGTCGGACCAGGGAAGATCGGCGATGCGCGGGCCGAGGTCATCGCGCCGACTGCTCGCGTCGATGTCGACTTCCCAGACGAGCAGCATCCCGCCGATCCCGCCCGAGCGTTCGACGAGCAGACGCCCGAAGCCCTCCGCAGGCTTCTCGTTCACCAGCTGCTCCCCTGGTTTCCGCGCGCCGATCCGGAGTGGGAGATGCCCACGGCTTCCCACCCGGAGACGATCGCATCGTGAACGTCGGATCCGGCGCCGAACTGGTCGGCCGCCTCGGCGATGGTGA
Protein-coding regions in this window:
- a CDS encoding cold-shock protein encodes the protein MAQGTVKWFNAEKGYGFITLEGDNQDVFVHWSAIQMDGYRSLEEGQQVQFEVGEGQKGPQAESVTLL
- a CDS encoding LytR C-terminal domain-containing protein, with protein sequence MTDEFDEIEPGRRSGAHRQESAASSNIGAISLVIILALVAVLLVVAAINIIFSSMGNPESKIADPPASESTSAEPSPSESEVSVADDSITVDVLNGSGVSGAAKKFSEAVEEKGWKLGQVGNYSTNLTDSTVYYNGEENASQAKLVAKSLGVSATEASSDFEADITVVICSDIADRGPEPSEGGDSE
- a CDS encoding DUF3263 domain-containing protein, which translates into the protein MPPNDDTSELSELEVAVLEFERRWWKYGGAKDHAIRERFDMSATSYFQILNSLLDNPAALASDPMLVKRLRRIRSTRQSERAQARVSR
- a CDS encoding aldehyde dehydrogenase family protein, which codes for MSEFPEAKNWKMLIGGQWVDAADGDTTDVITPIDRNVVIATVPNGKEADADRAVQAARKAFPEWAALPFKERQKKLLACADALDAASEELAQLTALDTGNAIRTQARPETITLADLFRYMGGVAGEVKGNTLPAGDKQLQYTKRVPLGVVAGILPWNSPLMIAAFKTPAAIAAGNTIVLKCAEDAPLTILKMAEIIADILPAGVLNVVTGKGSVIGEALNVHPDVDKVSFTGSTSVGRHVAEVAGGRLAHSSMELGGKSPNIIFPDSNDDDTLEQVLLSTRFARQGQSCTMGSRLFLHEDIYDDFLAKLVDAVSKMKVGDPRDESTDIGCIINEKQFDQVASYIEMGKSMDGVEIAYDGSDSLTVGEPGFYHAPVIFSKAKNDWQTSREEIFGPVLSVIPWKDIDEVIDMANDSDFGLAAFVFTKDVDAALTMANRIESGWVQVNQGGGQLAGQSYGGMKTSGFGREASLEGMLEGFTQIKQVNIRIR
- a CDS encoding uracil-DNA glycosylase; translated protein: MTSTPPLTEIMSPDWASALAGVEERIHSMGDFLREEIAAGRAYLPSGDFVFRAFAEPLSEVKVLIVGQDPYPTPGHAIGLSFAVDPDVRPLPRSLGNIYQELESDLGIPPAQHGDLRAWSRQGVMLLNRALTVSPGEPASHRGKGWEEITERAITALIERDQPLVAILWGRDARNLAPLLTSGTAEVAIIESAHPSPLSARRGFFGSRPFSRTNELLAQKGIDPIEWALPDLN
- a CDS encoding threonine/serine exporter family protein; this translates as MSDRELEDATTAEVRVEDPTEPGPVRGSSPAPVSGGNPEAGSQALRELLERTRLQRLAELRESSPEPQPDDVAKAAAAKAAKPERSGGRSKPRTDHLGASQRIAQRVARRTVGKLVSGTTENTQPVPIVTALKGTPYQAPVQAQEPTEDEARMILDLAADIAAMMMRAGAGTSDVEVSVIAACTACGLATVEVDLTSNTLVVHYSTSDGRLLTVMRVNRGESTHFAKLASVHKLVTDLVDGRLEFHEARSRLDAIRTQRRPFPEWFTTGAWGFMVGALVLLLGGGPVAIPLGITMAIVVFQFGKLLGRTHLPSFFITALQAASATLIATIAGDVGIIASPQYLVAAGIVLLLPTQSLYSAVQDALTNFPLTAAGRVVGVFMTLAGIVSGIALGIVCGQAIGLSHIEVLVPKTSPHVVTAILSMVAAAVVSMSGAVAMSARRRFILPAALVGLASHITMMSLTLLDIDNVLASLLAATVTGFLSRPLALRLGAPAIVLMIPGIYTLLQGLSIFTAVYQIASESENVSFAVGLSSLFTAILANAALAVGAVLGSYLALPLKNLKSQSSAEEKVEEVRSGEPATAVIDSVQPGGAKTQSSGPGGVRAHSGEPGGSGASDATETGPIQI
- a CDS encoding amidohydrolase, with protein sequence MYRSVPVPADTDFVITNARIVPVADASGNRAESIGSGTLTVRDGRITEVAPGPVDTSSLPADTEVIDAGGRWVLPGFVEAHGHLGVHEDGEGWSGDDTNEMTDPNGAGLRALDSIDPTDLGFKDALRGGVTSALIKPGSGNPIGGRTAFLKTWGRIVDEMLVTQDLSVKSALGENPKRVYGEKKVTPSTRMGTVKIIRDAFVEARNYQAKRAQAEAEGTPFDRDLVKETLADVLDGKLAFDQHCHRADDIATAIRLSEEFGYRLVINHGTEGHKIADFIAAKGIDVILGPLMTSRSKVELRDRTLATAASLAEAGVRIALTTDHPVIPINFLIHEASLAVKEGLDPVVAIEALTINPAAIFGLEDRLGSLAVGRDADLVIWSGDPLDLNSRAETVFVSGRRVFDYDAASGTAHVADPLGPTLISEP
- a CDS encoding IS110 family transposase, with the translated sequence MTIISHLYAFVVGVDTHAKNHVYSVLTKSGEHIDTATFPTTKAGIKRALTWAGRRTGGDLETLWVIEGIGTYGAILADHVAEAGYTVAEAASMNARDRHATGKDDRIDARRIAGAVLSLDESRLRFPRQADGPRQGLRILVKARESMTREKTRTINALTALLRGHDLGVDARRKLSVVTIQTVAKWRIRDESVALTEARREAIRLAKRVVELDAEIKDYAARIEALVKDSPGAALLAEPGIGPITAAVFYLAWSHHGRVRSEAAFAKLAGVCPIPASSGNVVRFRLNRSGDRRLNSALYMVAVTRLSHHKKSQAYMARRLSEGKTKKETIRCMKRSLARSVYRILEATNPIGQAA